One genomic region from Nostoc sphaeroides encodes:
- a CDS encoding PIN/TRAM domain-containing protein, giving the protein MLDAIIIFSFILAASGIGFYSIELLPNGTLDQVTNLEALRLVVAVFAAIIGGAIGLSFQTTYRRLESQIKEMPLEVILTRAIGLVIGLLLANLMLAPLFLLPIPADFGFIKPLVAVVGSIILSVTGMNLADTHGRGLLRFINPNTVESMVVEGTLKPANTKVLDTSCIIDGRIEALLETGFLEGQILVPQFVLQELQQVADASKDQKRVRGRRGLEILNRIKEEYPDRIVINTIDYEDIPTVDAKLVRFAQEISGTLLTNDYNLSKVASVQKVPVLNVNDLVNAVRPSYLPGDNLDLKILKEGKEPSQGIGYLDDGTMVVVEEGSNYVGGELRVVVTSALQTTAGRMIFAKPQASALA; this is encoded by the coding sequence ATGCTTGACGCCATTATTATTTTTTCATTTATCCTAGCAGCGTCGGGAATAGGGTTCTACAGCATTGAACTGCTACCCAATGGCACGCTAGATCAGGTAACAAATCTTGAAGCTTTACGATTAGTTGTTGCCGTCTTTGCCGCTATTATTGGTGGTGCGATCGGGCTGAGTTTCCAGACGACATATCGTCGCCTAGAATCACAAATCAAAGAAATGCCTCTGGAAGTGATCTTAACTCGTGCGATCGGCTTAGTGATTGGGCTATTACTAGCTAACCTGATGCTAGCCCCACTATTTTTGCTACCCATCCCGGCGGACTTTGGATTTATTAAGCCACTAGTGGCAGTTGTCGGCAGTATTATCCTCTCCGTGACTGGCATGAATTTGGCAGACACCCACGGGCGAGGTTTATTGCGGTTCATTAATCCCAACACCGTCGAATCAATGGTAGTGGAAGGAACATTAAAACCAGCCAATACGAAAGTTTTAGATACTAGCTGCATTATTGATGGTCGCATTGAAGCGTTACTAGAAACAGGGTTTTTAGAAGGGCAAATTCTTGTACCGCAGTTTGTCTTGCAAGAACTCCAACAAGTAGCCGATGCTAGCAAAGACCAAAAGCGGGTGCGGGGAAGACGAGGACTAGAAATTCTCAACCGCATTAAAGAAGAATATCCCGATCGCATCGTGATTAATACAATTGACTACGAAGATATTCCCACAGTAGATGCCAAGTTGGTGCGCTTTGCCCAAGAAATTAGCGGTACATTGCTAACCAACGACTACAACTTGTCTAAAGTCGCCAGTGTTCAGAAAGTACCTGTTTTAAATGTAAATGATTTAGTGAACGCTGTCCGTCCCAGTTATTTACCTGGCGACAACCTTGATTTGAAAATTCTCAAGGAAGGCAAAGAACCCAGTCAAGGTATTGGCTACCTAGATGACGGCACAATGGTAGTCGTTGAAGAAGGTAGCAATTATGTGGGTGGTGAACTGCGAGTAGTAGTCACCAGTGCTTTACAAACCACCGCAGGAAGAATGATTTTTGCCAAACCCCAAGCTTCAGCATTAGCGTGA
- a CDS encoding type II toxin-antitoxin system VapC family toxin — translation MGISYLIDTHILLWWLFDDPKLHTDCRDIIRNPDHRIIVSSASAWEIATKYRMGKLPEAKQLVEQYSQILHQAKFIELAITTAHALRAGSLAIAHRDPFDRMIMAQAELESLLVITYDKAFQTGLIQVIPDLK, via the coding sequence ATGGGAATAAGCTACCTTATCGACACCCATATCCTGCTGTGGTGGCTCTTTGATGATCCAAAACTCCACACTGACTGCCGAGACATCATTCGCAACCCAGATCATCGGATTATTGTCAGCAGTGCTTCTGCTTGGGAAATTGCCACCAAATACCGTATGGGTAAACTACCCGAAGCCAAACAACTTGTTGAGCAATATTCACAGATATTGCATCAGGCTAAATTTATCGAACTTGCCATCACCACAGCCCATGCGCTCAGAGCAGGAAGCCTAGCGATCGCCCACCGAGATCCCTTTGATCGCATGATCATGGCTCAGGCTGAACTCGAAAGTTTACTTGTCATCACCTACGACAAAGCCTTCCAGACTGGACTGATTCAGGTAATTCCTGACCTCAAGTAA
- a CDS encoding vWA domain-containing protein, with protein sequence MKVKLLSALNDNNVDVAQTNSQRQLAITISALAQPAEGIAGESDQNLPLNLCLILDKSGSMHGQPIKTVIQAVEGLINRLKVGDRISVVAFSGSASVIIPNQAIEDPESIKSQIKSKLTASGGTAIADGLELGITELMKGTRGAVSQAFLLTDGHGESGLRILKWDIGRDDNKRCLQLAQKAAKLNLTINTFGFGNSWNQDLLEKIADVGGGTLAYIERPEQAVEQFSRLFGRIQSIGLTNAYLLLSLVPNVRLAELKPIAQVAPDTIELPVEPEADGSFAVRLGDLMQDVERVVLANIYLGQLPEGKQAIAHLQIRYDDPLVNEQGLLSSLMPVYADVVRAYQPTSNPQVQQSILALAKYRQTQLAEAKLQQGDRTGAATMLQTAAKTALQIGDKGAATVLQTSATRLQAGEELSEAELKKTRIVSKTVLQE encoded by the coding sequence ATGAAAGTTAAATTGCTCTCGGCGTTAAATGACAATAATGTTGATGTCGCTCAAACAAATAGCCAACGTCAATTAGCAATTACAATTTCGGCGTTGGCGCAGCCCGCCGAAGGCATCGCTGGTGAGTCCGATCAAAATCTCCCCCTTAATCTCTGCCTGATTTTGGATAAAAGTGGTTCCATGCATGGACAACCAATTAAAACGGTGATCCAGGCAGTGGAAGGATTAATAAATCGGTTGAAAGTAGGCGATCGCATCTCAGTTGTGGCTTTTTCTGGTTCTGCGTCAGTCATTATCCCCAACCAAGCGATTGAAGACCCCGAAAGCATCAAATCTCAAATAAAAAGCAAACTGACTGCTAGCGGCGGCACTGCGATCGCTGATGGTTTGGAACTGGGAATTACAGAATTGATGAAGGGGACAAGAGGCGCTGTTTCCCAGGCGTTTCTGCTGACGGATGGGCATGGTGAAAGCGGTTTGCGGATTTTGAAGTGGGATATCGGGCGAGATGACAACAAACGCTGTCTTCAACTCGCGCAAAAGGCTGCCAAGCTGAACCTAACTATCAACACTTTCGGATTTGGCAATAGCTGGAATCAGGATTTGCTGGAAAAAATTGCTGATGTCGGTGGTGGGACTTTAGCTTATATTGAACGCCCTGAACAAGCTGTGGAGCAATTTAGCCGACTGTTTGGACGGATTCAGTCGATTGGGTTAACTAATGCCTACCTGCTGTTATCTTTAGTGCCTAATGTGCGATTAGCAGAATTGAAACCCATTGCCCAAGTTGCGCCAGACACAATCGAGTTACCAGTGGAACCGGAAGCTGATGGTAGCTTTGCTGTGCGTTTGGGAGATTTGATGCAGGATGTAGAAAGGGTAGTTTTGGCAAACATTTATCTAGGACAATTGCCAGAAGGTAAGCAAGCGATCGCTCATTTGCAAATCCGTTATGATGACCCGTTGGTTAACGAACAAGGCTTACTTTCGTCCCTCATGCCAGTATATGCAGATGTAGTGCGGGCATATCAACCGACATCTAATCCCCAGGTGCAACAGTCTATTTTAGCATTAGCGAAGTATCGTCAGACCCAGTTAGCCGAGGCGAAATTGCAACAAGGCGATCGCACTGGTGCAGCCACGATGCTACAAACAGCTGCTAAAACCGCTTTACAAATCGGAGATAAAGGGGCAGCGACAGTGTTGCAAACTTCCGCCACTCGTTTGCAAGCTGGAGAAGAACTTTCTGAAGCAGAACTCAAGAAAACTAGGATTGTGTCAAAGACTGTTTTACAGGAATAG
- a CDS encoding vWA domain-containing protein yields MKVNLQPALNDGNLDANQLNSQRQLGISISAIAENLDRDVPLNLCLILDHSGSMSGRSLETVKKAANRLVDRLNPGDRLSVVVFDHRAKVLVPSQSVEDPEKIKQQINRLAADGGTAIDEGLRLGIEELAKGKKDTVSQAFLLTDGENEHGDNNRCLKFAQLAASYNLTLNTLGFGDNWNQDVLEKIADAGLGTLSYIQKPEQAAEEFNRLFSRIQTVGLTNAYLLFSLMPNVRLAELKPVAQVSPDTIELPLQQEADGRFAVRLGDLMKDAERVILANIYLGQLPTGEQAIANVQVRYDDPAANKVGLVTPNIPVYAHVLKNYQADPNPQVQHSILALAKYRQTQLAETKLQQGDRSGAATMLQTAAKTALQMGDTGAATVLQTSATQLQSGGDLSESDRKKTRIVSKTVLQDTPPQ; encoded by the coding sequence ATGAAGGTTAATTTGCAGCCTGCCTTGAATGATGGTAATTTGGACGCGAATCAACTGAATAGTCAACGTCAGTTGGGAATTTCGATTTCAGCGATCGCAGAAAATCTAGACCGCGATGTACCCCTGAATTTATGCTTAATTCTCGATCATAGTGGTTCGATGAGTGGGCGATCGCTAGAAACGGTCAAAAAAGCCGCGAATCGTCTGGTGGATAGACTCAATCCTGGCGATCGCCTCAGTGTTGTAGTTTTTGATCACCGTGCCAAAGTCTTAGTACCCAGTCAAAGTGTCGAAGATCCAGAGAAAATTAAACAGCAAATTAATCGCCTAGCCGCCGATGGTGGAACTGCGATTGATGAAGGATTGCGCTTGGGGATTGAGGAGTTGGCGAAGGGCAAAAAAGATACTGTTTCCCAAGCTTTTTTATTAACCGACGGTGAAAATGAACATGGTGATAATAATCGCTGTTTAAAATTCGCTCAATTGGCTGCTAGCTATAATTTGACTTTAAACACTTTGGGATTTGGTGACAATTGGAACCAAGATGTTTTAGAAAAAATTGCTGATGCTGGCTTAGGTACTTTATCTTATATTCAAAAACCCGAACAGGCAGCCGAAGAGTTTAATCGCCTGTTCAGCCGTATTCAAACAGTGGGATTGACTAATGCTTATCTGTTATTCTCCTTGATGCCCAATGTCCGGTTAGCAGAACTTAAACCTGTGGCGCAAGTTTCCCCAGACACAATTGAGTTACCACTGCAACAAGAAGCTGATGGACGTTTCGCTGTGCGGTTGGGAGATTTAATGAAAGATGCAGAACGGGTAATCTTAGCTAATATTTATTTGGGACAATTGCCAACAGGTGAACAAGCGATCGCTAATGTGCAAGTCCGCTACGATGACCCAGCCGCCAATAAGGTAGGTTTAGTTACACCAAATATCCCAGTTTACGCCCATGTACTCAAAAATTACCAAGCAGACCCAAATCCCCAGGTGCAACATTCTATTTTAGCATTAGCTAAGTATCGCCAAACCCAGCTAGCCGAAACGAAATTACAACAGGGCGATCGCTCTGGTGCGGCGACAATGTTACAAACGGCTGCGAAAACTGCCTTGCAAATGGGAGATACTGGGGCGGCGACGGTGTTGCAAACTTCTGCCACCCAGCTACAATCTGGTGGAGATTTATCTGAAAGCGATCGCAAGAAAACCAGAATTGTCTCCAAAACAGTTTTGCAAGATACCCCTCCCCAGTAA
- a CDS encoding ATP-dependent Clp protease proteolytic subunit — MDISPIKAVQAPYYGDNFYRTPPPDLPSLLLKERIVYIGMPLVPAVTELIVAELLFLQSDDPEKPIKIYINSTGTSGYSGEPIGFETEAFAIFDTMKYIKPPIHTICVGSAMGMAAMLLSAGTKGCRASLPHSSIILHQPKSYAQGQATDIQIRAREVLVNKGALVDILHRTTGQPPEKITKDMDRLLYLTPYEAKEYGLIDRVFEKEELANPPLPASVL; from the coding sequence ATGGACATTTCCCCAATTAAGGCTGTTCAAGCCCCATATTACGGCGATAACTTTTACCGGACACCACCGCCAGATTTACCTTCCCTCTTATTGAAGGAGCGAATTGTCTATATTGGGATGCCTCTGGTGCCTGCTGTCACGGAATTAATCGTGGCCGAATTGCTATTTTTGCAATCCGACGACCCCGAAAAACCGATTAAAATCTATATCAATTCCACCGGCACTTCCGGTTACAGTGGCGAACCCATTGGCTTTGAAACCGAAGCCTTCGCCATCTTTGACACCATGAAATATATCAAACCTCCTATCCACACCATTTGCGTCGGTTCCGCGATGGGAATGGCAGCGATGCTACTCAGTGCTGGTACAAAAGGTTGCCGTGCTAGTTTGCCTCACTCCTCGATTATCCTGCATCAGCCCAAGAGCTACGCCCAAGGTCAAGCAACGGATATTCAAATTCGCGCCAGGGAAGTTTTGGTAAATAAAGGGGCGTTAGTTGATATCTTACATCGCACCACTGGACAACCCCCAGAAAAAATTACCAAAGACATGGATCGGCTGTTATATTTAACACCCTACGAAGCTAAGGAATACGGGCTTATTGACCGAGTTTTTGAGAAAGAAGAACTCGCCAATCCCCCACTCCCTGCCAGTGTCCTTTAA
- a CDS encoding ATP-dependent Clp protease proteolytic subunit has protein sequence MPIGVPKVPYRMPGGQYTDWISIYDRLYRERIIFLGRDIDDEIANQIIAVMLYLDSDDPGKDIYIYINSPGGMVTSGMAIFDTMQHIKSDVVTICVGLAASMGSFLLAAGTKGKRLALPHSRIMIHQPSGGTRGQASDIEIEAREILRIRHQLNGIYADKTGQTIEKIEKDMDRDFFMSAEEAKQYGLIDRVIEDRTSIVTGE, from the coding sequence ATGCCTATAGGCGTTCCTAAAGTTCCTTACCGGATGCCCGGTGGACAATATACAGATTGGATTAGCATCTACGATCGCCTTTACCGGGAACGGATTATCTTCTTGGGGCGAGATATTGATGATGAAATTGCCAATCAAATTATCGCTGTAATGCTGTATCTGGACTCAGACGATCCAGGTAAAGATATTTATATATACATCAATTCCCCCGGTGGGATGGTTACATCTGGCATGGCTATTTTTGATACCATGCAACATATCAAATCAGATGTAGTGACTATTTGCGTCGGTTTAGCGGCTTCAATGGGGTCTTTCCTGCTGGCTGCTGGCACCAAAGGCAAACGCCTAGCATTGCCTCACTCACGGATTATGATTCACCAGCCTTCAGGTGGCACCCGTGGACAAGCAAGCGATATCGAAATTGAAGCTAGAGAGATTCTGCGGATTCGTCACCAGCTCAATGGCATTTATGCCGATAAAACCGGTCAGACTATAGAAAAGATTGAAAAAGATATGGATCGCGACTTTTTCATGTCTGCCGAAGAAGCAAAACAATACGGTTTAATTGACCGTGTGATTGAAGACCGAACCTCGATAGTAACAGGCGAGTAG
- a CDS encoding J domain-containing protein: MDLGDCYRLLGLRSGASFADIKASYRRLAQQYHPDINPDDNKAKDKFIALTEAYKLLLTVVLPEESVAHSTQVSTSGGRDDAKATHRQKTPTTTVTSQEPGKPKPPNVLEIEERLKWKTYDQLQRFLQERRFPQAIALAEALADRLSTDAEVRQWLAIAYQIWGRALISQNQLLKARIYLKKALKTDPHNKSLWYEVQRDFQRLEQIF; this comes from the coding sequence ATGGATCTTGGAGATTGTTACCGTTTACTAGGTTTGAGATCAGGAGCTTCTTTTGCTGACATCAAAGCGTCTTACCGACGATTGGCGCAGCAATATCACCCCGATATCAACCCAGATGACAACAAAGCCAAAGATAAGTTTATTGCGTTGACAGAGGCGTACAAACTCCTGCTGACTGTGGTACTGCCAGAGGAAAGTGTGGCACATTCAACTCAGGTGTCAACATCTGGTGGGCGTGATGACGCTAAGGCAACGCATAGGCAGAAAACGCCGACAACAACGGTGACAAGCCAAGAACCAGGGAAACCAAAGCCGCCTAATGTGTTGGAAATAGAAGAACGGCTGAAGTGGAAGACTTACGATCAATTGCAGCGATTTTTGCAAGAAAGACGATTTCCGCAAGCGATCGCCCTAGCGGAAGCTTTAGCAGATCGTTTGTCAACAGATGCAGAAGTTCGCCAATGGCTAGCGATCGCTTATCAAATTTGGGGACGGGCGCTAATTTCGCAAAACCAGTTGCTCAAAGCCAGAATTTATCTCAAAAAAGCTCTGAAGACAGACCCCCATAATAAAAGTCTCTGGTATGAAGTGCAGCGCGATTTTCAACGATTAGAACAAATTTTTTAA
- a CDS encoding PLP-dependent aminotransferase family protein translates to MAATTPAYRITDLFAERARNIAPPTYSTELSKITTVSFTYGLADPILFPHAHLATASAAVLAEEAPLALNYGPPSAQLYEQIILRLQAKGISTDRDRLIIGYGSGQILGLLPDVFIEPDDVVIVEGPTFLGVVARFVQAGARIITIPVDELGMDVDALEVTLSDLKKQGIRPRFIYTIPTFHNPTGTTMPLFRRQKLVALAAEYGVVVVEDDAYSDLRFQGETVPPLATLDQEGWVLYVSTFSKIIAPGIRLGWACGAPAIIERLAMFKSEGPVGPFVSHVVARYCATGKLDNHIQELIACYKHKCNLLLEAIAQEFPSDVVAKRPDGGFFVWCKLPSDISAKALLMAASEHGVTFLPGTRCYTNGQGDDAIRLAFSFQPTQKIVEGIATLGAVLRGWR, encoded by the coding sequence ATGGCTGCCACTACCCCTGCTTACCGAATTACTGATTTGTTCGCCGAACGGGCTAGAAACATCGCACCACCAACCTATAGTACAGAGTTAAGCAAAATCACCACTGTCAGCTTTACCTATGGTCTAGCTGACCCAATTCTTTTTCCTCACGCTCACTTGGCTACTGCAAGTGCTGCTGTGCTGGCAGAAGAGGCCCCCCTTGCTCTCAATTACGGCCCACCTTCAGCTCAACTATACGAGCAAATTATCCTCCGCTTGCAGGCTAAAGGAATCAGTACCGATCGCGATCGCCTAATCATTGGCTATGGTTCTGGTCAGATTCTGGGCTTGCTACCAGATGTGTTTATCGAACCTGATGATGTGGTAATTGTCGAAGGCCCAACTTTCCTGGGAGTAGTTGCTAGATTTGTCCAAGCTGGCGCACGCATAATTACCATTCCTGTGGATGAGTTGGGGATGGATGTAGATGCCCTAGAAGTAACTTTGAGCGACTTGAAGAAGCAGGGCATCCGGCCCCGGTTTATTTACACCATCCCCACCTTTCACAATCCCACAGGCACTACTATGCCGTTATTTCGCCGTCAAAAACTGGTAGCATTAGCGGCTGAATATGGCGTGGTGGTGGTGGAAGACGATGCTTATAGCGATTTGCGTTTCCAAGGTGAAACTGTGCCCCCCCTGGCAACCCTCGACCAAGAGGGGTGGGTATTATATGTAAGTACCTTCTCGAAAATTATTGCGCCTGGTATCCGTCTGGGCTGGGCTTGCGGCGCTCCAGCGATTATTGAGCGGCTAGCAATGTTCAAAAGTGAGGGGCCTGTGGGGCCATTTGTCAGTCATGTGGTCGCCCGCTATTGTGCCACAGGCAAACTAGATAATCACATTCAAGAGTTAATTGCCTGCTACAAGCATAAGTGCAATTTGTTATTAGAAGCGATCGCTCAAGAGTTTCCCAGTGATGTAGTTGCAAAGCGTCCTGATGGCGGCTTCTTCGTTTGGTGTAAATTGCCGTCAGACATTAGCGCCAAAGCACTCTTAATGGCTGCCAGTGAACACGGCGTCACTTTTCTGCCAGGGACTCGCTGCTACACCAATGGACAGGGGGATGATGCTATCAGGTTAGCTTTTAGCTTTCAGCCAACTCAGAAGATTGTTGAGGGAATCGCTACATTAGGAGCAGTATTACGCGGATGGCGGTAA
- a CDS encoding transporter substrate-binding domain-containing protein, translating into MMTDRTELLTVKLINLKWQQLILSLGCLLLIIACKSFYPTTNPDPKLLKIATDPTFIPFEIQRASGNLEGFDIDLMNALAQPAAGIAKVAGFAVKFESLPFDGMISTLQVIKSRCSN; encoded by the coding sequence ATGATGACTGATAGAACGGAATTACTGACAGTGAAATTAATTAACCTCAAGTGGCAGCAGCTAATTCTAAGCTTAGGCTGTCTACTACTGATTATTGCCTGTAAAAGTTTCTATCCCACTACTAACCCAGATCCTAAACTTCTCAAAATTGCCACAGATCCTACGTTTATCCCTTTTGAAATCCAAAGGGCTAGCGGGAACTTGGAAGGTTTTGATATTGATTTGATGAATGCGTTGGCGCAGCCCGCCGCAGGCATCGCTAAAGTAGCAGGTTTTGCAGTCAAGTTTGAAAGTCTGCCTTTTGATGGCATGATCTCAACTTTGCAAGTCATAAAGAGTCGATGCAGCAATTAG
- a CDS encoding transporter substrate-binding domain-containing protein — translation MAFSRPYFKAGLAMSTTGYAYAVREDNENIKDFNSLKGKKIAVQIGSTGADFAKTIPNAKISTFSSGPEFFQDLLNGNIDAVVSDAFATLYAIKNGKLQGIRVVADLLTQEYYGIATPKDSPHLDAINKGIATNGTKKRYRPCPD, via the coding sequence ATTGCTTTTTCACGACCTTATTTTAAAGCCGGACTAGCGATGTCTACGACGGGCTACGCCTACGCTGTCCGCGAAGACAATGAAAATATTAAAGACTTCAATAGTCTCAAAGGTAAAAAAATCGCTGTCCAAATTGGTTCCACTGGGGCAGATTTTGCCAAAACCATCCCCAACGCCAAAATTAGTACTTTTAGTTCTGGGCCAGAATTTTTCCAAGACTTACTCAATGGCAATATTGATGCTGTCGTTAGTGATGCTTTCGCAACTTTGTATGCGATTAAAAATGGTAAACTCCAAGGCATCAGAGTTGTTGCCGACCTGCTCACTCAAGAATACTACGGGATTGCTACACCTAAAGACTCCCCCCATCTAGATGCAATTAACAAAGGTATAGCGACGAATGGCACTAAGAAAAGATACAGACCTTGTCCTGACTGA